One genomic segment of uncultured Desulfobacter sp. includes these proteins:
- the mnmG gene encoding tRNA uridine-5-carboxymethylaminomethyl(34) synthesis enzyme MnmG: protein MNTFKKRYDVIVVGAGHAGCEGALAAARMGCDTLLLTIDMDKIAAMPCSPSIGGTAKGQLVKEIDALGGWMAKISDSSAIQYRTLNTRKGPAVQSTRTQNDKNMYSRNMKHVLEKAENLDLKQAMVESLIIENNEIKGIAENTGFEYFAGCVVITTGTFLRGTVHIGSSRIQAGRAGEFASTGLAQSLESMGLEMGRMKTGTPPRLHADSIDFSKFNVHGSDEVIKPFSFSTTKVTTPMLPSFMGQTNPDTHAVIRNNLKYSALYGGHIKGQSARYCPSFEDKVVKFPDRESHHVILEYEGIESKEIYASGLGNSLPLDIQYQVVRSVKGLEQAQIMRPAYAIEYDYVSPLELTPALETKKVKGLFLAGQINGTSGYEEAGAQGLWAGANAAAKTLGRPPFILDRSQAYMGVMVDDLVTRGTKEPYRMFTSRAEYRLLLREDNADLRLARIGYEYGLTNKARLDEVSRIKADTKKELKRVNRIVVKPNDETNAFLAEHNSNPIDTGVPLIQLLKRAELSYDLLKQISPAPEPVQDRAARQVEIEIKYEGYIRRQYNEIKKFEDLERIKIPSEFSFDAAHGLSNEIREKLNRICPASLGQASRIDGMTPAAISVLMVAISAFRQNRAPLIDTKEEPSSP from the coding sequence ATGAACACTTTCAAAAAAAGATATGATGTCATTGTGGTCGGTGCAGGACACGCCGGGTGCGAAGGGGCCCTGGCCGCGGCCCGTATGGGCTGTGACACCCTTTTGCTCACCATTGACATGGACAAAATTGCAGCCATGCCCTGCAGTCCCTCCATTGGCGGTACAGCCAAAGGACAACTGGTCAAGGAGATTGATGCTCTAGGTGGCTGGATGGCAAAGATATCAGACTCTTCAGCTATCCAATACCGGACCTTGAATACCCGTAAAGGACCAGCTGTCCAGTCCACCCGAACCCAGAATGATAAGAACATGTATTCACGAAATATGAAGCATGTCCTGGAAAAGGCTGAAAATCTGGATCTTAAACAGGCCATGGTGGAATCTTTGATCATTGAAAACAATGAAATCAAAGGTATTGCCGAAAATACCGGTTTTGAGTATTTTGCCGGCTGCGTAGTCATCACCACAGGCACCTTTCTGCGGGGCACCGTCCATATCGGGTCCTCAAGAATTCAGGCCGGACGTGCCGGAGAGTTTGCCTCCACGGGACTGGCCCAAAGCCTTGAATCCATGGGACTTGAGATGGGCAGAATGAAAACCGGCACACCGCCCCGGCTGCATGCCGATTCCATTGATTTTTCAAAGTTTAATGTCCACGGATCAGACGAGGTCATCAAACCCTTTTCCTTTTCCACTACCAAGGTAACAACGCCCATGCTGCCAAGCTTCATGGGCCAGACCAACCCGGACACCCATGCCGTCATACGCAACAATCTAAAATATTCAGCCCTGTACGGTGGACATATAAAGGGCCAGTCCGCCAGGTATTGCCCATCCTTTGAAGACAAGGTGGTAAAATTCCCGGACCGGGAATCCCACCATGTGATTCTGGAATATGAAGGTATCGAGTCTAAAGAAATTTATGCTTCGGGACTGGGCAACAGTCTGCCCCTTGACATTCAATACCAGGTGGTACGCTCGGTAAAAGGACTTGAACAGGCCCAGATCATGCGCCCGGCCTATGCCATTGAATACGATTATGTGTCGCCTCTGGAACTGACACCTGCCCTTGAAACCAAAAAGGTCAAGGGACTGTTTCTGGCCGGGCAGATCAACGGCACGTCCGGCTATGAGGAGGCCGGGGCCCAGGGGCTATGGGCCGGGGCCAATGCCGCAGCAAAAACACTTGGCCGCCCGCCTTTTATCCTGGACCGGTCCCAGGCCTATATGGGAGTCATGGTGGATGACCTTGTCACCCGGGGCACCAAAGAACCCTACCGCATGTTCACGTCCAGGGCCGAATACCGGCTGCTGCTCAGGGAAGACAATGCAGATCTGCGTTTAGCGAGGATCGGCTATGAATACGGCCTGACAAACAAGGCACGCCTGGATGAGGTCTCCCGAATCAAGGCAGACACAAAAAAAGAACTTAAACGGGTTAACCGAATCGTGGTCAAACCCAATGATGAAACCAATGCCTTTCTTGCTGAACACAACTCTAATCCCATTGACACAGGTGTCCCTTTGATCCAGTTGCTCAAGCGTGCGGAGCTGAGTTACGACCTTTTAAAGCAAATTTCCCCTGCCCCCGAACCTGTCCAGGACCGCGCAGCCCGGCAAGTGGAAATCGAAATTAAATATGAAGGATATATCCGTCGTCAGTATAATGAAATTAAAAAATTTGAGGATCTGGAACGGATAAAAATTCCGTCTGAATTTTCCTTTGATGCGGCCCACGGCTTGTCCAATGAAATCAGGGAAAAGCTCAACCGGATCTGCCCGGCATCCCTGGGCCAGGCATCCCGCATTGACGGCATGACCCCGGCGGCCATCTCCGTTCTCATGGTGGCCATCAGCGCATTCAGGCAAAACCGAGCCCCTTTGATTGATACAAAGGAAGAGCCTTCCTCCCCTTGA
- a CDS encoding RNA-binding protein has translation MKIYVGNLTELMTEETLKQAFDAFGEVESVKIIKNRFNGRSKGFGFVEMPSNSEADKAIKALNGNIVDKKPIKVNHADSGGKKKKKPFRRRSY, from the coding sequence ATGAAAATTTATGTCGGGAATCTGACAGAACTTATGACAGAAGAAACGCTCAAACAGGCGTTTGATGCGTTTGGCGAAGTTGAAAGCGTTAAAATTATAAAAAACAGATTTAACGGACGTTCCAAAGGGTTTGGTTTTGTTGAAATGCCAAGCAATTCGGAAGCGGACAAAGCCATTAAGGCTTTGAACGGCAACATAGTTGATAAAAAACCCATCAAAGTGAATCATGCCGATTCCGGTGGTAAAAAGAAGAAAAAGCCTTTCAGGAGAAGAAGCTATTAG
- a CDS encoding histidine kinase, translating into MSSVRVRYTTLEIGDMDIHIRTLRDTLQFEDINGEAKRLGISSATWPLFGVVWPSSQVLARLMLDYHVNGKRVLEVGCGIALASLILNQRSADITATDYHPETEGFLVHNVKLNDGKKIPFVRTGWADMNDDLGKFDLIIGSDILYEVEHVNLLSAFINRHARGHCDIIIVDPRRGYHAKFSKKMTGLGYACSKKKITQTDCMKKSVTCQVLTFSREGI; encoded by the coding sequence ATGTCCAGCGTGCGCGTTCGATATACAACCCTTGAAATCGGGGATATGGATATTCATATCCGGACACTTAGAGATACACTGCAGTTTGAGGATATCAACGGTGAAGCAAAAAGACTTGGGATATCTTCGGCCACCTGGCCGCTGTTCGGCGTGGTCTGGCCTTCCAGCCAGGTGCTTGCCCGCCTGATGCTTGATTACCATGTGAACGGAAAGCGGGTGCTTGAAGTAGGGTGCGGCATTGCCCTGGCCAGTCTGATTCTAAATCAAAGGTCGGCAGATATTACAGCCACAGACTACCATCCTGAAACTGAAGGGTTTCTGGTTCACAATGTGAAACTCAATGACGGAAAAAAAATCCCCTTTGTTCGGACCGGATGGGCTGATATGAATGATGATCTTGGTAAATTTGACCTGATCATCGGTTCTGATATTCTTTATGAAGTTGAACATGTCAACCTTTTGTCCGCTTTCATAAATCGGCATGCCCGGGGTCATTGTGATATAATCATTGTGGACCCCAGACGAGGCTATCACGCAAAATTCAGCAAAAAAATGACTGGACTGGGTTATGCCTGTTCAAAGAAAAAAATCACTCAGACAGACTGTATGAAAAAAAGTGTCACCTGCCAGGTGCTGACTTTCTCCCGTGAGGGTATATAG
- a CDS encoding TIGR01212 family radical SAM protein (This family includes YhcC from E. coli K-12, an uncharacterized radical SAM protein.) — MEWRKNLADADRMKRYSDYNAYLRNLFGERVQKISVDAGLTCPNRDGTLSRAGCIYCNAKGSGTGAFAKGLSISQQIEAGKIGAIKKYKARKFLAYFQSFTNTYAPVDHLKALYDEALSCEGVVGMAVGTRPDCVDKAKIDLLDAYTKDYLIWLEYGLQSAHDATLALINRGHNYKDFQAAVALVAPKKKLNVCAHIILGLPGETRAMMLENARILGDLGINGVKIHLLYVVRGTALDKMYGQGRYTPLEQQEYVDLVCDFLERLPKSMIIQRITGDPHADELVAPLWSARYRETFNMIQHTLEARDSYQGKCRL, encoded by the coding sequence ATGGAATGGAGGAAGAATTTGGCAGATGCAGACCGAATGAAACGATACTCGGATTATAATGCATATCTTCGCAACCTGTTTGGTGAGCGGGTGCAGAAAATTTCCGTGGATGCCGGGCTGACCTGCCCCAACCGGGACGGAACTCTGTCCAGGGCCGGTTGTATTTACTGCAATGCAAAAGGGTCGGGTACCGGGGCCTTTGCCAAGGGGCTTTCCATTTCCCAGCAGATTGAGGCCGGCAAGATTGGGGCCATAAAAAAATATAAGGCCAGAAAATTTCTTGCCTATTTCCAGTCTTTTACCAATACCTATGCCCCGGTGGACCACCTTAAAGCCTTATATGACGAAGCCTTGTCCTGTGAGGGGGTGGTCGGCATGGCTGTGGGCACAAGGCCCGATTGTGTGGATAAAGCAAAAATTGATTTGCTTGACGCCTACACAAAGGATTATCTTATCTGGTTGGAATACGGGCTTCAGTCTGCCCATGACGCCACCCTTGCCCTGATCAACCGGGGGCATAATTATAAAGATTTTCAAGCAGCCGTGGCCCTGGTTGCGCCCAAGAAAAAGCTTAATGTCTGTGCTCATATTATTCTTGGCCTGCCCGGAGAAACCAGGGCCATGATGCTGGAAAATGCCCGGATTCTCGGGGACCTGGGGATTAATGGGGTCAAAATTCACCTGCTTTATGTGGTCCGTGGCACCGCTTTGGACAAGATGTATGGTCAGGGGCGGTATACGCCTTTAGAACAGCAAGAATATGTGGACTTGGTCTGCGATTTTTTGGAAAGGCTACCCAAGTCCATGATTATCCAGCGGATTACAGGGGACCCCCATGCTGACGAGCTTGTGGCCCCGTTGTGGTCGGCCCGGTACAGAGAGACATTCAACATGATTCAGCACACCCTTGAAGCCCGGGATTCCTACCAGGGAAAATGTCGACTCTAA
- a CDS encoding DEAD/DEAH box helicase produces MSFTQFHFHPGIQSGIRDAGYTSPSPIQQKALPSILAGKDILGLAQTGTGKTVAFVLPILQHLLKTRRTASSAAPSALIMAPTRELAEQIHESIIMMAIHTPVKSVAVYGGVGKHLQKKALRQGVDIVVACPGRLLDLMNEKALSLSGIDTLVLDEADQMLDMGFLPDIRRIIRSLPKKRQTLVFSATMPKAINNLVQNILNHPITVQVNHNGPAPRIAHGRFNVQRERRTALLKTLFSKNGMASTIVFTRTKHKAKSLAVQLKKSGFNAVSLQGNLSQNQRRRAMDGFRSGSFKILVATDIAARGIDVSGVSHVINYDLPDTVETYIHRTGRTGRANQPGQAYTFTTREDNKTIGLIEKALGKKMTEESLLPA; encoded by the coding sequence ATGAGTTTTACCCAGTTTCATTTTCACCCTGGCATCCAGTCAGGTATTCGTGACGCGGGCTATACCAGCCCCAGTCCCATCCAGCAAAAAGCACTCCCTTCCATTCTTGCCGGGAAAGATATCCTTGGCCTGGCCCAGACCGGCACCGGAAAAACGGTTGCCTTTGTGCTGCCGATTCTCCAGCATTTGCTCAAAACACGCCGCACTGCATCATCAGCAGCGCCGTCAGCATTAATCATGGCCCCCACCAGGGAACTGGCCGAGCAGATTCATGAAAGTATTATAATGATGGCGATTCATACCCCGGTTAAAAGCGTGGCCGTTTACGGCGGTGTTGGAAAGCATCTTCAGAAAAAGGCTCTTCGACAAGGCGTAGATATTGTTGTCGCATGCCCGGGACGGCTGTTGGATCTCATGAATGAAAAGGCCCTGAGCCTCAGCGGAATTGACACCCTTGTTCTGGACGAAGCCGATCAGATGCTTGATATGGGATTTTTGCCTGATATCAGGCGAATTATCCGGTCTTTACCCAAAAAGCGCCAGACCCTGGTTTTCTCTGCAACCATGCCGAAGGCTATCAACAATCTGGTCCAGAACATTTTAAACCATCCCATCACGGTTCAGGTCAACCATAATGGTCCTGCACCCCGCATCGCCCATGGCCGGTTTAATGTCCAAAGGGAAAGGCGCACAGCCCTGCTCAAGACACTGTTTTCAAAAAACGGCATGGCCAGCACCATTGTATTTACACGGACCAAGCATAAGGCCAAAAGCCTTGCCGTCCAGTTAAAAAAATCCGGATTCAACGCGGTCTCTTTACAGGGGAATTTATCCCAGAACCAGCGGCGCAGGGCAATGGACGGATTTCGAAGCGGTTCTTTCAAAATACTTGTGGCAACGGATATTGCTGCCAGGGGAATCGACGTATCAGGGGTTTCCCACGTGATCAACTATGATCTGCCGGATACGGTTGAAACCTATATCCACAGAACCGGTAGAACCGGAAGGGCAAACCAACCCGGCCAGGCATACACATTTACAACCAGGGAAGACAATAAAACCATTGGCTTGATCGAAAAGGCCTTGGGCAAAAAAATGACAGAAGAATCCTTACTTCCGGCTTAA